The window CCGGCACCGGCAAAAAGGACGGCCGGCCCAGGATCCGGCCCATGATCCGGGCGAACTCGAGGTTGCGCACCGGGTGCGGGGCAGTCACGTTTATCGGGCCGTGGAGCCGGTCCGCTTTCAGGGCCAGCATAATGGCCGCGGCGGCGTCCTCCAGGTGCACCCACGACATCCACTGCCGCCCGCTGCCGAGCGGGCCGCCCAACCCGAGCCGGAAGGGGGTGATCATCCGGGACAGGAGGCCGCCCCCCGGCCCCAGTACCATGCCGAAGCGGGCCAAGACCACCCGCACGCCGAACCCGCCCGCGGCCCGGGCCTCGGCCTCCCAGGCGACGCAGACGCGGGCCAGGAAGTCGTCTCCGGGACCCGATTCCTCGTTCAAATCCTCATTGCCCCGGTCGCCGTAGTAACCCACCGCCGAGGCGCTGACCAGAACCCGCGGCCGGGGGTCGGCGGCCTGCAGGGCGTTCACCAGCGCCCGGGTTGTGTCCACCCGGCTGGAAAGGATCCGCTGTTTGGCCTCCGCGGACCAGCGGCCGAGGGCGATGGACTCGCCGGCCAGGTTGACGATGGCGTCCGTCCCGGTGAACAAGGCCGGGTCGGGCAGGGCCGGGTTCCAGCGCACCACTTCCAAGTTCCGGGGCGCGATCTTGACGTCGGGCGCACCGCGGGTCAACACAGTCACCCGGTGTCCGCGGTCGGCCAGATGCCGGGATAAAGCCCGGCCTACAAAACCTTTACCCCCCGTGATCACAACGTGCACGAGGTTAACCTCCTCCCAGAAGCCCATGCCTGCTTCCTTGCCGCAGTCAGACAAGACTTAAGTGACGATGTCATTTATGGGCTTTCCCACCATGCTACCACAGAAATGGTAGTGCCGTCAGTTTTTTGGGCGGCATCCTGACGAATCCCGCGGTTTCAGCGTTTCGAACTGGGCCGGGGCAGGGGTTTGCGCGGGGCACAAAGAAAAGTTTACAATACCTTTTAGGGTCGGGAAACAACAAGGTGAGAGGATGAGGGTTGATTTGGAGAAAAAGAAGCGGCGGGTGGCTTTGAACGGGAGCCCGATATTCGAGGCTCACGAGACGTTCCGGTGTTCCTGCCACCCGGGCCTCCCGTGTTACAACTCGTGCTGCCGGGACATTGACATCTATCTGTCTCCGTACGACGTGGTGCGGATGAAGAACAGGTTGGGGCTGACTTCCGGGGAGTTTTTGAGCACTTATACCGCCAGGCTCGGCACTAAGGCGGGGCTTTTTATTGTGAGGCTCGACATGCGGGATGACGCGGAGAAGCTCTGCCACTTCGTCACCCCGCAAGGCTGTCGCATCTACTCCGACCGTCCCTGGGCCTGCCGCATGGCGCCGATCGACGTCAACAGCCGCGGGGAGTACCATTTCATCTTCAACGACTCGCAGTGCCTGGGGCTCAGGGAAACGCAGGAGTGGACCGTGGAGACCTGGATGCGGGACCAGGAAATGCTCGTTTACGACGAGCTGGAAGCCGTGTTCCGGGACCTTCCTTCCCGGTTGCGCTTCACCGGGCTGCCCAGCCTCGACCGGCACGTGGCCGAGATGCACTTTATGGCCTGCTACGACGTGGACCGGTTCCGGAGATTTGTCTTCGACACGAGCTTCCTCAAGGAATACGGGGTTGCGGACGAACTGGCCGCCCGCCTCCGGACCGACGACGTGGAGCTGATGAAGTTCGGTTTCACCTGGCTCGCGGACGGGGTGGACGTGCGCAAGACCATGGAGCTGCGGGACCAGCTTCAATCTGCCTGAGTCATCCGTCAGGCGTGCTTGCCCGGACCGCCGTCGATTAGGAGGCCGAGCTGCGCGGCGAACACCTCCGGGTCGTGGTAGTCCACGTTGTGATACTCCAGTTCCCCGGTTTCGTAGACGCGCACCGAGAGGGTGTGTTCACCCTCGGTGAAACTCAGGTCGACCAGCATCTGGCCCAGCAGGCAGTCGTACTGTTCGTCGACCACGGAGCAGCCGGCCTGCTTTAGGATGGTGAGCAGCCCGCGGAGCACGGTGGCCCCCGTGGTTTTCTGAAATTCCTCCCGCACGCCCTGGTTGACGATCGCCAGATCCTTCTCAATCAGGGCGGCCACCTGGCCGAGTTCCTCGATGCTCGCCGCCAGATACCGGGGTGCCCGGTTGATCGGCAGAGCCCGGGTGAGCACGCCCTGGGCCTCCCGGACCGCCTTCAGGATGTGCTTCAGGTCGTGGGTTTTCTCGGGATGCATGTCACAATCCTCCTGCCCGCCGGTGTTACCAGTATACTAGAGGTTCCGGGACGGACCGTCAACAGTCCCTCGTGATTCACAACGCGGGTCCGGTGGCCCGCGAGAACGACGCGCTGCGGCTCTGGCCCTCCGACATCACCCACCACTTCCGCTTCCCACCCTGGTAGGGGTCAAACCTTTAGTTTTTTAGTTACCGAATATTTTGACAAAAAGGAACCAGTCCCCGCGCTCAAGCCGGCAAAGGGGACAATGAAAGTCAAGAAAGGTAAAAAGGGGCCAGGCCCCTTTTTACCTTTTTCAGTTCAGGAGTTCTTCGGCCAGATGGAGCGTGCCATCCAGGCTGGTTGGACCCCAGCCGATGGAGCTGTGCCGGACAACGCCTTCGCGGTCCAGGTACACGGTCACCGGGATGCCCTGGATCCGGTAGAGCCGGCCCACCTCGCGCTTGCCGTCGAGCAGGACTTCGACCTTCAGGTCGTGCTTGGCGATGAAGTCCGCCAACTGCTTTTCCCGGTCGGCGGTAATCAGGACAACGTCCAGGCCCCGTGCGTGCCATTCCTCTAAGTAGGGCTGCAACTGCAGCACCTTGTTCACACAGGGTCCTCACCCCAGGGAAAAGAACAGCAGCATCACGGCGCGGCCCCGGAAGTCAGCCGGTAGCGATACCTGGCCCCCGTCCAGGGACGGCAGCCGGAAAGCCGGCGCCGGGGTGCCCGGCGTGGGCCAGTCCAGGGGCGGCGGCAGCGCGGTGCCGGTGCCACTCGGGACTGCAGGGACTGCAGCCTGGTCGGGAGGGGTGATGTTTCCGTTAGGCGCCGAACCCCAGGAACCGCACCCGGCGGCGACGAGCAGCAGTGCAGCAAGCAGGAGCAAGGCCAGTACGGGTCTCAAGCTTTGCACTTTCTCACCTCCTTGTCTGCCACGCGGGCGGTGAAGGTGAGCGCCCCCGTGGGGCAGACCCGGGTGCACTCCAGGCAGCGGATGCACTCGGGGTGGTTCGGGGCGCGGTCCACCGCGATCTGCAGCGGGCAGGCGTCGCGGCAGGAGTGACACTGTTGGCAGCGGCTCGCCCGGTAGTCGAGCCGCCACAGGCTGACCGGGTTCATGAGCCCGTAGAAGGCTCCGAGTGGACAGGCGGTCCGGCAGAAGGGGCGGTACACGAACACCATCGCCACCAGGAAAGCGGCCAGCACCCCCACCTTCCAGAAAAAGAGCGGCCCCATCAGCGCGCGGAGCGCCGGGTCACGCAGACCCACCAGCAAACCCGCCTCCAGCGTGCCCGCCGGACAGACGTAGGTGCAGAAATAAGGGGCGCCGATCCCGGCGGCGCTCACCAAGAGCGCGGGCAAGAACAGGACGGCGGCCAGCATCAGGTACTTGATCGCCGACAGGAAGGACGGGACCCGGACCTTGCGCGCCCTGGGCCGGGCCAGCACCTCCTGGAGCAGACCGAACGGGCAAAGCCAGCCGCAGATCAGCCGCCCCCCCAGCGCCCCGGCGGCGGTGACAACTCCGACCACGTACAGCGAGACGGCGTGCCCCGGCAGGGCGAGCAGCACCTGGTAGGAACCCACCGGGCACGCTCCCAGGGCTCCGGGGCAGGAGTAGCAGTTCAAGAACGGGACACAGACCTGCTTGAGCGAACCCTGGTAGATCCGGCCCTCGGCGAAGCCGGAAAGGTGGCCGTTGGCGGCGAGCGCCGAGGCAAGCTGGACCATCCTCCGCCGCGGGTTCGGCCGCGGATCGAGCGGATCTAACGGATGCCGATGCATTCCAGGCAGACTACGGCGGCCTTGTGGAACACGTCCGCGGCCTCGCCGCGGGCCAGGCCGGCCAGAACGAGCCCGAGCCCGACGGCTACCAGTCCGTACGAAACCCAGCGCCGGTTTTTCAAGTGGCACTCCACCTTTCACCGGTCTATATTAGACTCCGGGTGCCGAAACTCCTACCGGCGCACCGTGAAAGGCCTCCCGCCCGACGCAGCGGCGGGACGCGTTAGAACTACTCATCACTCGCTTATCTCTCTATTTCCTGCATCCACTGGAAGACCAGGGATTTCTTCATCACGACCTACCCGTCTTGCCCTGCCCTGACCCGCCCTCGACCCCACCCCTTCAGAAAACGGCTCCGAAAGACATAGAACTTGTCCGAAAAGAAAAAAGTCCAGCCTCAAGGGGCTAATGCGGCAGCTCGACGAACAATGCCTGTTCTTCGGGCCGGTAATCGGCCGTGAATTTTCCCTTATAATCAATGTCGAACTGCTTGAAGAAGCCCCGCGCATTGATTTTGGTCTTTTTCACGAAAACGCCGTCCGGACTCGGTTTCAGGCGGATGATTCGCCTTTCACGGTCGAAAGCTAGTTCGTACCGATCAGCCGGCAAGGTCTTACGGGCAACCTTGTTCAGCACGATGGAACTCTTTGACAGTGAGACGACCGGTTTCGGTTCCTCCCGGCGTTTCCTCTTCTTGGGTGTGTACACCTCAAAAGCCATTTTTAGTCCTCCTTTGCACATTTTGGTAGTTTGCTCTTAGCATTATGTCCATGTTCGTTACCGAACAAACACTGTGCACATGTTGGCATTCACCGTTTTTTTTTTTCGATATACTAGAATCGGCGGCGTCCGCCCCACTTGTTCGGGCCGCTGCCGCCCAAACAAGCTCCCGCATGGATCTTCCACTTTTAGAACGTGTTCCCTTTGCAAAGTAAGATTTTGGAGAGGAGAGTAAGCTTGTTTTGGTTGGAAGTGAGTATTATCACCCCCACCGGATACCAGCAACGGATCGAAAACCTCATTGTGGGCATGGGCGGGTCGGTGAAGGAATCCGAACCGGAGGCGGGCGCGGGTACCGGCGCCGCCAGGGAGGGGGAGGTGACAGTCACCGGCTATTTCCCGGCCGAAGACCACGCGGGCGATACGATCCGCCTGCTGCGGGCCCGGGTGAAAAACGTGCTTGGAACCATCCCGGACATCACCTTCGCGGAGATACACGGCACCGACCCTAAGACCGGGCGCCGCCGGTTGTGCACCACCTTCCGGGTGGGAGAGAGGCTGGTGGTGAAGCCGTCCTGGGAGAGTTACGCGCCGAAGGGCGAGGAAGTGGTGGTCGAACAGGACCCCACCCTGGCTTTTGGCTGCGGGACCCATCCCACCACCGCCCTGGCCCTGGAGTACCTGGAGCGCTACCTGGCCAGGGGCGCGCGCGTCCTGGACGTCGGCACGGGGTCGGGCATCCTGGCCGTAGCCGCCGCCAAGCTGGGTGCGGGGAGAGTGTGCGCCATCGACAAGGACCCGGTGGCGATCAAAGCCGCCCGGGAAACGGTGGCTCAGAACAACCTGCAGGGCCGGATCACCATCATTGAGGGAAACCTGCTGGATCAGGTCACAGAAAAATGCGACCTTCTGGTGGCGAACCTCCACCCCCACCTGCTGGAAGAGCTGATTCCGGCGGCTTTTTCCCGGATCAACCCCGGGGGCGCGCTGATCCTGACCGGGTTTACGGCCGACGACGAGGGGCTGGCCACCGGCCTTTTGCGGGGCACCGGTTTCAAAGTCGAGAAGGCGACCGTCCGGGGACGCTGGGTCGCCATGCTGGCCCGCCGTCCCTAGTCCGTGATGGGCTCGATGAAAAAACCATTTTCATGTTCGTCCGCCTGAAATGAAAAGGCCCGCCGTTGAAGGCGGGCCGGCCGGTCTATTCCGCTTTCCGGGGTGTTTCCTTTACCCGGAACAAGACATCCTTCAAATACTGGTGGTAGAAATAGTCCGCGATCCCGATCAGTACCGCCGCGACGAGGATGAGAAACACCGCGGGCGCCGGCGGGAAAAGACCCAGGAACACGAGCCAGATCGCTACGCCGGCCATTACGGCGTTGACGAAACTGGAGACGATATTGCCGTAATTCGGCAGCAGCCACAAGTCTCCGATTACGTAAGTCAGAACAGCGACGATAAGAGCGGTTACGAGGGCCGCGGTAATCGGCAACTGGGCGACCACCCACAAGGCCACGGACAGAATGGCGGCATAGATGACGAACTTGATCACCAAAGACCTGACGTGCTCCACAACTTCACCCCCTTTACGGCTATTTCAATAACCATTATTCCCCATCGAGCACGCGCTTTAGACTGCTTCTCGGAATTATCTGGTAACAAAGGATGTCAAGGAGGATACCGATGCGGTGGAATAGAAGCAATCAAATCATAACTCCGGACTGGGTGCGGGTGATGAGTACTTGGCCGCGCGATCCAAGCGCAAGAAAAAGGAAAAGGGGCCGGAAGCCGAAGCCCCGGTGGCACCGGGTGGTTTCGCCTTCTGGAGGCGGCGCCTGAGAAATCTGGCGCTGGGGACCCTGGTGCTGGCTGCCGTCGTGTGGCTGTCACTGCCCGCCGTCGGCCGATTTCTGGTCGTGGCGGACAAGCCGGCGCCGGCGGAGGTCCTGGTGGTGCTCTCCGGCGACCGGGGCGAACGGTTGGAATACGCCTTCCGGCTTTATCAGGAGGGCTTGGCCGACCGCCTCCTGTTGAGCGGGGGTCCCCTGTACGCCGACCTGACCGAAGCCGACCTACTGCGCCGGCACGCCCTGATGCTGGGGGTGCCCGAGTACAAGATCATTATGGAGCCCCGGGCGACCAACACCTACCAGAACGCCCTGTACAGCCGGGAGATGATGGAGTACTACGGGCTGGACTCGGCGATCGTGATCTCCTCGCCCTACCATATGCGCCGGGTCCGCGCGCTGTTCGACGAGGTCTACAGGGGCAGCGACATCCGGCTGGTGTATCTGCCGGTCGAGGACTCCTGGTTCGACCCCGAACGCTGGTGGGAATCGGCCGCAGGCCGGCGGGTGGTGCTTGCGGAGTACCTCAGGCTGACGATGCTGGTCCTGCCGGAGCAGTGGCGGGCCTTCCTGTACCGCCGCGGCACGGGCGAGCCTCCGATGCCGGAACGGGCCGGGAGGGACCAGCCCTCGCTGAAAGAGAGACTAGATATTTCGGGTCATTTACGGCCGCCCAACCTTGTAGTATAGTATGATGAAACCAAGTCTACCGGGCTTTTGCGGGGAGAGGACCTGGATTTTGCGTTTGATCCAGCGGATCAGAGCTTATGACAACCCGGTGAGCAGGATACTGGTGTCCCAGGTTTTCATTTTCGGGGTGCTCCTGCTGGTCAGACCCGGCCTGTGGCCGGTGGTGCTGTTTTTGGTGCCGGCCAACGGCCTGGCGCTATACTTTGCCCTGCGGGGGCAGCAGGGCGGGCGGAAGATCGTCACGGTAAAGCTCGACGACCAGCCCATCGACCCCACTTTCGAAATCGCCAGCGAAACACTGCCCTACATGCGCCGGGGGCTCAACGAAGAAAGCGCTAAGAAAACCGCACAGATCATCCAGAAAATCGGCGATGTGCCGGCGGTAGCGATCACCGACCGGGAGCGTGTGCTGGCCTTCATCGGTCCCGGCTGCGAGAAGCACCCGCCGGGGCGCGAGATCGTCACCCAGGCCACCAAGGAGGTCATCGCCACCGGTGAGTTGAAGGTGGTGGAGAAGCAGGAGGACCTGAAGTGCCCGGTCCGGGACTGCGAGTGCCCCCTGGCGGGGGCTGTCATCGTGCCCCTTAAGGTGCGGGATGAGGTCGTGGGCACCATGAAGCTTTACCGGACCGAAAAAGGGCCGATCCCTTCCGGGATCGTCAAACTGGGTGTGGGGATTGGGCAGTTGCTCGGATTCCAGATGGAGCTTTCCGAGCTGGACCGGCAGGCCCAGTTGGTGACCAGGGCCGAGCTGGACGCCCTGCGGGCGCAGATCAACCCGCACTTCCTGTTCAACACGCTGAATACGATTATCATGTTCAGCCGCACGCATCCCGAGACCGCCCGCCGCCTGCTGATCCGCCTGGCCGCCTTTTTCCGGCACGCCTTCAAGCGCACCGGGCATTTCAGCACGCTGGCCGAGGAACTGGAATGCGTCGACGCCTACGCGGTCCTCGAAAAGGCCCGTTTCCGCGAGAAGCTGCACGTGGTCCAGGACGTGGACGAAAGCCTGCTGGACTTTCAGGTGCCTGTACTCACGCTGCAGCCATTGGTGGAGAACGCGGTGAAACACGGGATCATGCCTAAGATGGGGAACGGCACGGTGAAGATCACTGTCCGCCGGGCTGGTGCTGAGATGCTGGTGGAGATTACGGACGACGGGGTGGGCGTCCCAGATGAAATCTTGCCGCAGATCTTTCAGCCCGGATTCGGTTCGGGCAGCGGCGTGGGTTTGAGCAACGTCAGCGAGCGCCTGAAAAGCTTATTTGGTGCCGAATACGGCCTGAATATAGACAGCAAAGTGGGTGTAGGCACCAGGGTGTACTTCCGGATCCCCCTGGTGCAGAGTCCCCAGGAGAAGGGGGTGAACAGGGCCAATGAAGCTAAAAGCCTTAATAATTGACGACGAGTACCCGGCCCGCCAGGAATTACGGTACATCCTGGGCAATTTCCCGGAGATCGAGGTCGTGGGTGAGGCGGCCAACGCCCAGGAGGCGCTGGCCCTGATCCAGGCGCTGGACTATTCCGTCCTGTTCCTGGATATTTCCATGCCGGGAATGGACGGCCTGGAGTTGGGCGCGGCCATTCGCGAGCTGGAAAGTCCGCCCTACGTGATCTTCGTGACCGCGTACAACGGGTTCGCCTTGAAGGCCTTTGAGGTGGACGCCATCGACTACGTGATGAAGCCGATTGACGAGGGCCGCCTGCGGATGGCGATCAACAAGGTGATCCGGGCGACGCAGGAGGTGGCCCCGTGCGCCGAGGCTGTAAACGGGGGCGCTCCGGCCGCCGCCAAGCCCGCGTTTCGGATTGACCGGATCCCGGCCGAGCGGAACGGGAAGACCATCCTGGTGAGCGAGTCCGACATCGTGTACACCTTTACCGAACAGGACACGGTGTACCTCAAGACCTACGACGAGAAGCTCTTAACCCGGTTTACCGTCAAGGAACTGGAGGGGCGGCTGGACCCGAACATCTTTTTCCGTACGCACCGGTGCTGCGTGGTGAACCTGCGCAAAGTGAAGGAAATCATCCCGCTTTTTAGCGGCACCTACTCCTTGGTGGTGGACGACCGGGAGCGGAGCGAGGTGCCGTTGAGCCGGGGGCAGGCAAAAAAACTGCGCAAAATTCTCGGATTTTAGTTTTTGAGCGACGCGAGGGAAAGTCTCTTGATCCTAGGTATCGGAGTCGATCTTGTTTCTGTTAAGCGGATCCGGTCGGCGTCGGAACGTACCGGGGGCCGCCTACTGGTGCGCCTTTTCACTCCCGCCGAACGGGATTGCTGCCGGGCGCGCCGCGCGGCCTACGAGTGCTACGCGGCGCGTTTCGCGGCCAAGGAGGCGGTGTTCAAGGCGCTTGGCACTGGATTTTCCGGCTGCTGCTGGCACGACGTGGAGATCACCAACGGTCCCGGCGGCGGGCCGGTGGTGGCGCTGACCGGGAGCGCGGCCCGGGTCGCGGCCCGGCGGGGGATCACCGGGGTGCTGCTGTCGCTCAGCCACGAGGGGGACCAGGCGGTGGCCTTCGCGATCGCCGTCGGCCCCAGCGAAAGTCAAAGAAAGTAGAAAAGGCTCAAAAAGGTGTCAGACATTTTTGCGCAAAAGGAAAGTCACAGAAGGTCATAAGGAGACTGTCCTCCTTTTTTTCGGAAAGGATGAGGGTGTATGCGGGTGGTCACCGCGGCCGAAATGCGGGAGATAGACCGGCGGGCCACCGAGGAGTACGGCGTCTTGGGACTCGTCCTTATGGAGAACGCGGGCCTTAAGGTGTTTGAGTGTGTGCGCCGGGTCCTGGGCGGGGTGGACGGGAAACAGGTGATAGTCCTGGCCGGAAAAGGGAACAACGGCGGAGACGGGTTGGTGGCCGCCCGCCACCTGCTGCAGCACGGGGCCCGGGTGAAAGTAATGCTTAGCGGCGAACCCGCGGATGTGACGGGCGATGCGGGCATTAACCTGGAGATCTGGAAGCGGTTGGGGCAGCGGCTGTACCTGATGCAGGACCGTAACGCCATTCAGCTGCTGCAACTTGCCCTGATGCAGACGGACCTGGTGGTGGACGCGCTCTTCGGCACGGGTTTCCGTGGCGAGATCAGGGACCGGGCCCGCAAAGTTATCGAGGCCGTCAACGAGTCGGGCAAACCGGTGGTGGCCGTGGACATCCCGTCCGGGGTGGAGGCCGACACCGGCGCGGTGCGCGGGCCGGCCATCCAGGCGACCCACACGGTCACGTTCGGTCTGCCCAAGCTCGGGCTGGTCCTGGAACCGGGGGCGGGGAGGACCGGCGAGCTGCACGTGGCGGACATCTCCCTGCCGCGGCCGCTGGTGGAGGCGGAGGGTGGCCGTTACCTGCTCACTCCGGCGCTCGTTCGGGACTGGCTGCCCCGACGCGAGGCGGAGGCGCACAAGGGACGATTCGGTCACGTTCTGTTGGTGGCGGGGTCGAGGGGGATGGTCGGCGCGGCCGTTCTGGCCGCCCGCGCGGCGGCTCTGACGGGTGCCGGGTTGGTTACCCTGGCGGTGCCCCGCAGCATCCAGAACGTGGCCGCCGGTTTCCAGCCGGAGATTATGACCCTGGGATTGCCCGAGACCGGCGCGGGAACCCTGAGCCGGGCAGCCCGGGAGCAGATCGAGGAGTTCCTGCCGCGTGCCTCCGTGCTCGCCCTGGGTCCGGGACTCACCACCCACCCGGAGACGGCGGAACTGGTCCGGGAGCTTTTGCCCGGGGTGCGGGTGCCGTGCGTCCTGGACGCCGACGGCCTGAACGCCTTCGGGGGTGGGGAACGGGAGACCGACCGGAATTCGGCCGGGACGCCCGTCGGAGAGAGCCTCCCGCCCGGCGGCTTCCGGGAGAAACCCGACCTGGTGCTCACGCCGCACCCGGGGGAAATGGCGCGGCTTCTGGGTTTGAAGAGCGCGGCCGAAGTGCAGGCCGACCGGCTCGGTGTCGCCGAGCGCACGGCCGCCGCCTGGCGGTGCACGGTGGTGCTGAAAGGGGCCCGCACGCTGGTGGCCGAACCGGGCAAGACTTACATCAACCCGACGGGGAACCCCGGGATGGCCACGGGCGGAACCGGAGACGTTCTGACCGGGGTGATTGCCGGGCTTCTGGCGCAGGGTCTGGAACCCGGTCCAGCGGCGGCCGCCGCCGCCTTCCTGCACGGGCGGGCCGGCGACCTGGCGGCCGCCGAACGTGGGCAGGCGTCCCTACTGGCCGGAAACCTGCTGGAGTATCTGCCCGCAGCTTTCCACGAACTCGGCGCCTGAAAAAGGTGTCAGGCACCTTTTTGGGGTGGGATGTTTTTGAGAGAGTATTCAGTATGGGCGGAGGTCAACCTGTCCGCCTTGGCCCACAACCTCGGCGAGGTACGCCGGCTGGTCGGATCCGACACCGAGGTGGCGGCGGTGGTGAAAGCGAACGCGTACGGGCACGGGCTGGTCGAGGTGGCCGGCACGCTGCTGGCGCACGGGGCCGACCGCCTGTGCGTGGCCCGGGTAGATGAGGGGGTGGCGCTCCGCGAAGCGGGGATAGACGCCCCAGTACTGGTGATGGGCTTCGTGCCCCCGCCCCTCTACGACACGGCCCTGGACCACGACCTGACGCTCACGGTCTACGACCCGGAGGCGGCGGCCGAGCTTTCGGCAGCGGCCGCACGCCACGGCCGCCCCGCGCCCGTGCACCTAAAGCTAGACACCGGGATGGGTCGCCTCGGCTTGGTCACCGCCGACCGGGACCTGTACCGGAATATTCTGGCCATCGCCTCCCTGCCGCACCTGGAGATCGAGGGCCTGTACACCCACTTCGCGAATGCGGACCGGCGGGACAAATCCCACGCCCAGCGCCAACTGGTCGACTTCGTGGAGGTCACCTGCACCCTGGGGCACGACGGGATCGACATCGAACTCCTGCACGCCGCCAACAGCGCGGCGCTCATCGACATGCCGGAGAGCCGGCTAAACTTGGTGCGCCCGGGGATCATGCTGTACGGCCTGTACCCGTCCCCGGAGGTGAAGACGCGGCAGGTCGACCTGCGGCCGGTGATGACCCTGAAAGCCCAGGTGGGCTTTCTGAAGCGGGTGCCCGCCGGGTGGACCGTGAGCTACGGCTCCACCTACACCACGCCGGCCCCAACGACCCTGGCCACCGTGCCCTGCGGCTACGCGGACGGCTACAACCGCCGGCTTTCGAACCGGGGCGCGGTTCTGATCCACGGGCGGCGCGCGCCGGTGGTCGGGCGGGTGACCATGGACCAGATCGTGGTCGACGTGGGACACATTCCGGGTGTGGCGGTGGGCGACGAGGTGGTGCTGTTCGGAAGGCAGGGAGAAGCGGAACTGCACGTGGACGAGGTCGCCGCGCTGCTCGACACCATCAACTACGAGGTAGTCTGTGCGGTCAGCGCGCGCGTGCCGCGGGTGTACGTAAGGAACGAAACGTAACGGCTACATAAACTTCAACAGTT is drawn from Candidatus Desulforudis audaxviator MP104C and contains these coding sequences:
- a CDS encoding holo-ACP synthase; this translates as MSDARESLLILGIGVDLVSVKRIRSASERTGGRLLVRLFTPAERDCCRARRAAYECYAARFAAKEAVFKALGTGFSGCCWHDVEITNGPGGGPVVALTGSAARVAARRGITGVLLSLSHEGDQAVAFAIAVGPSESQRK
- a CDS encoding bifunctional ADP-dependent NAD(P)H-hydrate dehydratase/NAD(P)H-hydrate epimerase; this translates as MRVVTAAEMREIDRRATEEYGVLGLVLMENAGLKVFECVRRVLGGVDGKQVIVLAGKGNNGGDGLVAARHLLQHGARVKVMLSGEPADVTGDAGINLEIWKRLGQRLYLMQDRNAIQLLQLALMQTDLVVDALFGTGFRGEIRDRARKVIEAVNESGKPVVAVDIPSGVEADTGAVRGPAIQATHTVTFGLPKLGLVLEPGAGRTGELHVADISLPRPLVEAEGGRYLLTPALVRDWLPRREAEAHKGRFGHVLLVAGSRGMVGAAVLAARAAALTGAGLVTLAVPRSIQNVAAGFQPEIMTLGLPETGAGTLSRAAREQIEEFLPRASVLALGPGLTTHPETAELVRELLPGVRVPCVLDADGLNAFGGGERETDRNSAGTPVGESLPPGGFREKPDLVLTPHPGEMARLLGLKSAAEVQADRLGVAERTAAAWRCTVVLKGARTLVAEPGKTYINPTGNPGMATGGTGDVLTGVIAGLLAQGLEPGPAAAAAAFLHGRAGDLAAAERGQASLLAGNLLEYLPAAFHELGA
- the alr gene encoding alanine racemase; the protein is MFLREYSVWAEVNLSALAHNLGEVRRLVGSDTEVAAVVKANAYGHGLVEVAGTLLAHGADRLCVARVDEGVALREAGIDAPVLVMGFVPPPLYDTALDHDLTLTVYDPEAAAELSAAAARHGRPAPVHLKLDTGMGRLGLVTADRDLYRNILAIASLPHLEIEGLYTHFANADRRDKSHAQRQLVDFVEVTCTLGHDGIDIELLHAANSAALIDMPESRLNLVRPGIMLYGLYPSPEVKTRQVDLRPVMTLKAQVGFLKRVPAGWTVSYGSTYTTPAPTTLATVPCGYADGYNRRLSNRGAVLIHGRRAPVVGRVTMDQIVVDVGHIPGVAVGDEVVLFGRQGEAELHVDEVAALLDTINYEVVCAVSARVPRVYVRNET